From a region of the Acinetobacter calcoaceticus genome:
- a CDS encoding ATP-binding protein: MSVMPDSSRPQQAPQRVIKTRREYNIWVADESIEDYALRYAPTSVRKWSPWTVTNTAISTVSFLAMEAIGATMLWQYGFSNALWAAIVVCTIIFLTSWPISYYAAKYNVDVDLLTRGAGFGYIGSTITSLIYASFTFILLAFEAAIMAMALELALGIPQVVGYLISALVILPLVVKGIGFINKVQAITQPIWLLLLLLPWFFVLWKQPQILNSSLHFVGAVSNSTDFNLYYFGAACTLIFSFVIQIGEQADYLRFLPQQEKNRTAWRFAVFLGGPSWIIFGFLKVLMGMLLMVLAFQLLIPVSELDNPTYLYWVAYQQFIPNPQLALILTLALVCLAQIKINMTNAYAGSLAWSNFFARLTHSHPGRIVWLLFNVFIAIVLMEMGISHAVERILGLYSNVALAWIGAVVADLIICKPLGLSPKGIEFRRAYLYDINPVGVGALLIASVLSMLSYLGFLGLMAKGLASFIALGSAVLCVPIIAYLTKGKYYIARQPEKIQATSVANCVVCERDYELADMAGCPAYNGTICSLCCSLEARCHDLCKPEARWSVQLKNAIWRYLPARWASRLNSRVSLYLLLTLGLSIVLAVSLSLVYIQEKAYLETINAAAVPQLFTLFVKIYTILFLLLSVAAWWLVLNDESRRKAEIETHQQTALLIDEIAAHEVTSQNLQDARIVAERANEAKSRYVIGISHELRTPLNSILGYSQLIQKQEQLSEQGKMALGVISRSGQHLTSLIDGLLDLARIETGKISLNMVDIHFPNFIEQLIQMFQPQFEQKHLHFIHQISDKLPHYVRTDKKRLEQILINLLGNALKFTNTGTITLKVDYRFQTAYFEIVDTGCGIAEADLERIFNPFERGSNVVQGGFTGTGLGLPIVKLLVDLLGGQLSVSSQLNHGSQFKIKFYLPSKELVHPISNVHSNQIIGYQGEPKRILVVDNEAVDRGLVVNFLKPLGFITEEAESGIDCLRQVPLFQPNLILMDLNMPFMGGRETAQLLRQNNITNVPILIISANAGEREVNPQEAVLSEDFMLKPIDLNLLLSKIGDKLGLSWIDDAKELPPLAQQPTDSFVLTTISPILAAQPESEMRELNNKTINHAQNLPQALQHLDELIGQGYIRGIQQALKQYLYDFPEQAELWEQISQLIRKFDLKQAQRLIQDKR; the protein is encoded by the coding sequence ATGAGTGTTATGCCAGATTCTTCACGACCCCAACAAGCGCCACAACGTGTGATCAAAACGCGCCGTGAATATAATATTTGGGTGGCAGATGAAAGTATCGAAGATTATGCGCTCCGTTATGCGCCCACATCAGTACGTAAATGGTCGCCTTGGACCGTTACTAATACCGCAATTTCGACAGTTAGCTTCTTGGCTATGGAAGCCATCGGGGCGACCATGCTTTGGCAGTATGGCTTTAGCAACGCGCTGTGGGCAGCAATTGTCGTATGTACCATCATATTCTTAACCAGTTGGCCGATTAGTTACTACGCAGCAAAATATAATGTAGATGTCGATTTGCTTACCCGTGGTGCAGGTTTTGGCTACATTGGCTCGACCATTACCTCTCTGATTTATGCCAGCTTTACCTTTATTTTGCTTGCGTTTGAAGCCGCAATTATGGCGATGGCACTTGAGCTTGCCCTTGGCATTCCACAAGTTGTTGGTTACTTAATTTCTGCATTAGTGATTTTGCCTTTAGTGGTTAAAGGTATTGGTTTTATTAATAAAGTTCAGGCAATTACGCAGCCAATCTGGTTGTTATTGCTGTTGTTACCATGGTTTTTTGTACTTTGGAAACAGCCACAAATTTTAAATAGTAGCCTGCATTTTGTTGGTGCGGTTTCAAACTCGACCGATTTTAATTTGTATTACTTTGGTGCGGCGTGCACCCTTATTTTTTCATTTGTGATCCAAATTGGTGAGCAAGCTGACTATTTACGCTTTTTACCGCAACAAGAAAAAAATAGAACTGCGTGGCGTTTTGCTGTTTTTTTAGGTGGTCCATCTTGGATTATTTTTGGTTTTCTCAAAGTTTTGATGGGCATGCTGCTGATGGTTTTAGCCTTTCAGCTGTTGATTCCTGTTTCTGAACTAGACAATCCGACTTATCTGTATTGGGTTGCCTACCAACAATTTATTCCAAATCCTCAGCTTGCTTTAATTCTCACGTTGGCACTAGTTTGCTTGGCACAGATTAAAATTAATATGACCAATGCCTATGCTGGCTCATTGGCATGGTCAAACTTTTTTGCCCGTTTGACTCATAGCCATCCGGGGCGAATTGTTTGGCTTCTTTTTAACGTTTTTATTGCCATTGTTTTGATGGAAATGGGGATTAGCCATGCGGTCGAGCGCATTTTGGGGCTATATAGCAATGTCGCTTTGGCATGGATTGGCGCTGTTGTTGCCGATTTAATTATTTGTAAACCTTTGGGTTTAAGTCCGAAGGGAATTGAATTTCGCCGTGCTTATTTATATGACATTAACCCCGTAGGTGTGGGTGCCTTACTGATTGCTTCAGTTTTATCGATGCTTAGCTATTTGGGCTTTTTGGGATTAATGGCGAAAGGATTAGCAAGTTTTATTGCCTTAGGAAGCGCTGTGTTATGTGTTCCTATTATTGCCTACTTAACCAAAGGCAAATATTACATTGCACGCCAGCCTGAAAAAATTCAAGCGACTTCAGTTGCTAACTGTGTGGTGTGTGAACGGGACTATGAACTGGCTGATATGGCAGGTTGTCCAGCCTATAACGGTACAATTTGCTCTTTATGTTGTTCGCTAGAAGCACGTTGTCACGATTTGTGTAAACCCGAAGCCCGTTGGTCGGTACAACTAAAAAATGCGATTTGGCGTTATTTACCAGCACGATGGGCTAGCCGATTAAATAGTCGGGTCAGTTTATATTTATTACTGACTTTAGGGCTTTCTATTGTTTTGGCTGTGAGCTTGAGTCTGGTTTATATTCAAGAAAAAGCATATCTGGAAACCATTAATGCAGCGGCAGTTCCTCAACTATTTACACTGTTTGTAAAAATTTACACCATTTTATTTCTATTGCTCAGTGTGGCTGCATGGTGGTTAGTGTTAAACGATGAAAGCCGCCGTAAAGCTGAAATCGAGACCCATCAACAAACAGCATTATTGATTGATGAAATTGCTGCTCATGAAGTTACATCTCAAAATTTGCAAGATGCAAGAATTGTCGCTGAACGGGCGAACGAGGCAAAAAGCCGCTATGTGATTGGAATTAGTCATGAACTTCGAACACCATTAAATAGTATTTTGGGTTATAGCCAATTAATTCAAAAGCAAGAACAGCTATCTGAACAGGGCAAAATGGCATTAGGGGTCATTAGCAGAAGTGGACAGCATTTGACATCGCTCATTGATGGTTTACTCGATTTGGCACGAATTGAAACGGGTAAAATTTCTTTAAATATGGTGGATATCCATTTTCCAAATTTTATAGAACAATTAATTCAGATGTTTCAACCGCAGTTTGAGCAGAAGCACTTACATTTCATACACCAGATTAGTGATAAGCTTCCGCACTATGTACGTACCGATAAAAAACGTCTTGAACAGATACTCATTAACTTATTGGGCAATGCCTTAAAATTTACCAATACAGGCACCATTACCTTAAAAGTCGATTATCGTTTTCAAACAGCTTATTTTGAAATTGTAGATACAGGCTGTGGCATTGCCGAGGCTGATCTGGAGCGGATTTTTAATCCGTTTGAACGAGGCAGTAATGTGGTTCAAGGTGGCTTCACCGGAACAGGTCTAGGTTTGCCTATTGTAAAATTATTGGTTGATTTGCTCGGTGGGCAGTTATCTGTGAGTAGCCAACTTAATCACGGGTCACAATTTAAAATTAAGTTTTATTTGCCCTCGAAAGAACTGGTTCATCCAATATCAAATGTACATTCTAATCAGATTATTGGTTATCAAGGCGAACCCAAAAGAATTTTAGTGGTTGATAATGAGGCCGTAGATCGAGGGCTGGTGGTCAACTTTTTAAAGCCTTTAGGATTTATTACAGAAGAAGCCGAATCTGGTATTGATTGTTTAAGACAGGTTCCTCTATTTCAGCCCAATCTGATTTTAATGGACCTAAATATGCCGTTCATGGGAGGACGAGAAACCGCTCAACTATTACGGCAGAACAATATTACCAATGTGCCGATTTTAATTATTTCGGCCAATGCGGGTGAGCGCGAGGTCAATCCGCAAGAGGCGGTGTTAAGTGAAGACTTTATGTTAAAGCCAATTGATTTGAATTTATTGCTAAGCAAAATTGGCGATAAGCTTGGATTGAGCTGGATTGATGATGCAAAAGAGTTACCCCCATTAGCACAACAACCGACCGACTCATTTGTTTTAACCACTATTTCACCAATATTGGCAGCACAGCCAGAGTCCGAGATGCGTGAGCTAAATAATAAAACAATAAATCATGCTCAGAACCTGCCACAAGCTTTACAGCATTTAGATGAGTTGATTGGACAAGGTTATATTCGTGGAATTCAACAGGCATTAAAGCAATATTTATATGATTTTCCAGAACAGGCTGAATTGTGGGAGCAGATTTCTCAATTAATTCGTAAATTTGATTTAAAACAAGCACAACGATTGATTCAGGATAAACGATGA
- a CDS encoding purine-cytosine permease family protein — MSVSEHPNLDTVQGTDSQKAVNETLEDYTLRYAPHSFRRWSPKVVAITALGGIAYLADFSIGASIGMSYGTTNAVFSILFAAIIIFLTGIPLAYYAARYNIDLDLITRGAGFGYIGSVLTSIIFASFTFIFFALEGSIMAQGLLLGLGIPLWAGYLISTVMVIPLVIYGMKALSKLQVWTTPLWLILMIGPVAYLIYQEPTLVSQFATFTGKEGFATVDMAAIMLGAGICLSLIMQIGEQIDYLRFMPAKTKENSKAWWAAVISAGPGWVILGAIKQIIGAFLGFYLLTKLPGVNSTEPVQQFNAAFHDMLPGWAALTLAVILVVISQIKINVTNAYSGSLAWTSAYTRISKHYPGRIVFVMVNLAIALALMEGNMFAVLGKILGFYSNFAIAWVVVVATDISINKYVLKLSPKEPEYRRDMLYNVNPVGMVAFLVSAGLSIAAFFGLLGSFLAPYSPLIALVLAFVLTPIMGLLTKGKYYIKSHDDGIKEPRFDAEGTPVATVYHCRVCEEGYERPDIMFSHKHNGTICSLCKTLDT, encoded by the coding sequence ATGAGTGTATCTGAACATCCAAATCTGGACACTGTGCAAGGTACAGATTCACAAAAAGCAGTGAATGAAACCTTAGAAGATTATACTTTACGTTATGCTCCACATAGCTTTCGGCGCTGGAGCCCCAAAGTTGTTGCTATTACTGCACTTGGTGGTATTGCCTATCTTGCTGACTTTTCTATTGGCGCCAGTATTGGTATGTCTTATGGAACAACCAATGCGGTTTTCTCCATTTTATTTGCAGCAATTATTATCTTCTTAACTGGTATTCCTCTTGCCTACTACGCGGCACGTTATAACATCGACCTCGACTTGATTACCCGTGGCGCAGGTTTCGGTTATATCGGATCAGTCCTCACCAGTATCATTTTCGCCAGTTTCACATTTATTTTCTTTGCCCTTGAAGGTTCAATCATGGCGCAAGGGTTATTACTCGGTTTAGGTATTCCGCTTTGGGCAGGCTACCTCATCTCGACCGTCATGGTGATTCCGTTGGTGATTTACGGCATGAAAGCCTTGAGTAAATTACAAGTATGGACAACTCCCCTTTGGCTCATTCTCATGATTGGTCCTGTGGCCTATCTGATTTACCAAGAACCCACCTTAGTCAGCCAGTTTGCTACTTTTACAGGTAAAGAGGGTTTTGCGACTGTAGATATGGCCGCGATCATGTTAGGTGCTGGCATATGTTTATCTTTGATTATGCAAATCGGTGAGCAAATTGATTACTTACGTTTCATGCCTGCTAAAACAAAAGAAAATAGCAAAGCATGGTGGGCTGCTGTGATTTCAGCAGGTCCAGGTTGGGTAATTTTAGGGGCAATCAAACAAATTATTGGGGCATTTTTAGGTTTCTACTTATTAACAAAATTACCGGGTGTAAACAGTACTGAACCTGTTCAACAATTTAATGCAGCCTTTCATGACATGCTTCCGGGCTGGGCTGCTCTAACACTTGCGGTTATTTTGGTGGTCATTTCTCAAATTAAAATTAACGTGACCAATGCTTACTCTGGTTCTCTTGCTTGGACAAGTGCCTACACTCGTATTAGCAAACATTATCCGGGTCGTATTGTCTTTGTGATGGTGAACTTGGCAATTGCCCTTGCCTTAATGGAAGGCAACATGTTTGCAGTACTCGGTAAAATCTTAGGGTTCTATTCAAACTTTGCGATTGCGTGGGTTGTGGTTGTTGCAACAGACATTTCAATCAACAAATATGTTTTAAAGCTTTCACCAAAAGAACCGGAATACCGCCGCGACATGCTCTACAACGTAAACCCTGTGGGTATGGTGGCGTTCCTTGTGTCAGCAGGACTATCAATCGCAGCATTCTTCGGATTACTTGGTAGTTTCTTGGCTCCATACTCACCGCTTATCGCACTTGTACTTGCCTTTGTATTAACACCAATCATGGGCTTATTAACCAAAGGAAAATACTACATCAAGTCACATGATGACGGCATTAAAGAACCACGTTTTGATGCTGAAGGTACACCTGTTGCAACTGTTTACCACTGCCGTGTATGTGAAGAAGGTTACGAGCGTCCAGATATTATGTTCTCTCATAAACATAACGGCACCATCTGCTCTTTGTGTAAAACACTAGATACCTAA
- a CDS encoding Lrp/AsnC family transcriptional regulator, translated as MDRTDKKILAELQLNGRLSITELAEKVGLSISPCHRRVKALEESGAIKGYRAELDPNLVGFEFSAIVFITLKEGDKQAVEKFENAVIDIPQIIQAQRLFGEPDYLLHVVAKDLPAFQRLYDEKLSAIPSVQRLISTIVMKDVVPERLFPIG; from the coding sequence ATGGATCGCACAGATAAAAAGATTCTTGCTGAATTGCAGTTAAATGGCCGATTATCTATTACTGAATTGGCAGAAAAAGTAGGCTTAAGCATTTCACCATGTCATCGACGAGTGAAGGCTTTAGAGGAGTCAGGAGCCATCAAAGGCTACAGGGCGGAACTCGACCCAAACTTAGTGGGATTTGAGTTTTCAGCGATTGTTTTTATTACGCTTAAAGAAGGTGATAAGCAGGCAGTTGAGAAGTTTGAAAATGCCGTGATTGATATTCCGCAAATCATTCAGGCCCAGCGCTTATTTGGTGAGCCAGACTATTTGCTGCATGTGGTGGCTAAAGATTTACCCGCTTTCCAACGGCTATATGATGAAAAGTTATCGGCTATTCCAAGTGTGCAACGACTCATCTCAACCATTGTGATGAAAGATGTTGTGCCTGAACGTTTATTTCCGATTGGCTAA
- a CDS encoding LysE family translocator, translating into MAFNIFIAFWSVSILFIITPGADWAYAISAGIKGKVVVPAVAGMLFGHFITILLVAAGVGLIVANSPTTLMALTIAGSAYLLWMGINLLISPPTPNQSDSEKAQSWLSWATKGVYVSGLNPKVFLLFLALLPQFIDTTASWSVTTQIVAFGVVHMISCAIIYLMVGYGSQAILKTRPQAAHLVGRFSGGLMVVIATCLLIGQI; encoded by the coding sequence ATGGCTTTTAACATTTTTATTGCATTTTGGAGTGTCTCCATTCTTTTTATTATTACTCCAGGGGCAGACTGGGCCTATGCCATTTCGGCAGGAATTAAAGGTAAAGTCGTAGTGCCAGCTGTTGCGGGTATGTTATTTGGGCACTTTATTACGATTTTATTGGTAGCCGCAGGTGTCGGCCTGATTGTAGCCAATAGCCCGACTACTCTCATGGCTCTTACCATTGCAGGTTCCGCCTATTTATTGTGGATGGGAATAAATTTATTAATTAGCCCTCCTACTCCAAATCAATCGGATTCTGAAAAAGCGCAATCATGGTTGAGCTGGGCAACAAAAGGCGTTTATGTGAGTGGCTTAAACCCGAAAGTTTTTCTACTCTTTTTAGCCTTGCTTCCTCAATTTATTGACACTACTGCTTCATGGTCGGTGACTACACAAATTGTTGCGTTCGGCGTCGTACATATGATTAGCTGCGCGATTATTTACTTAATGGTAGGTTATGGTTCACAAGCAATTCTTAAAACCAGACCACAAGCAGCACATTTAGTAGGACGGTTTTCAGGAGGCCTAATGGTCGTCATTGCAACTTGCTTATTGATTGGCCAAATTTAA
- a CDS encoding LexA family protein, with product MSKKKEFEHGGARENAGRKAQFNEPTKVIRVPESQVNFIKNWLLNNVKTDNQTDFSSKLKVQQVHANNDKIYHIPLATERVAAGFPSPAQDDIEQALDLNEYLIRNENATFIVKANSLSMLDAGIDIDDPLIVDRSLPAKSGDIVIALIDNDFTVKRLMIDNNYQPSKIWLKAENSDYQNIYIEEGQELVIWGVVTYNLKRMR from the coding sequence ATGTCAAAGAAAAAAGAGTTTGAACATGGCGGTGCCCGAGAAAATGCCGGCCGTAAAGCACAGTTCAATGAACCCACCAAAGTGATTCGTGTGCCAGAATCTCAAGTGAACTTTATCAAAAATTGGTTACTAAATAATGTCAAAACCGATAATCAGACAGATTTTAGCTCAAAATTAAAAGTTCAACAGGTCCATGCCAACAACGATAAAATTTATCATATTCCTTTAGCCACTGAACGTGTTGCTGCGGGTTTTCCTTCGCCAGCCCAAGACGATATTGAACAAGCACTTGATTTAAACGAATATCTCATTAGAAATGAAAATGCCACCTTTATTGTAAAAGCTAATTCTTTGTCGATGTTAGATGCTGGAATTGATATTGATGATCCGCTTATTGTTGATCGTAGTCTTCCCGCAAAGTCTGGTGATATTGTAATTGCGCTTATTGACAATGACTTTACCGTTAAGCGCTTAATGATTGATAACAATTATCAGCCGTCTAAAATTTGGCTGAAAGCTGAAAATTCCGATTATCAAAATATTTATATTGAAGAAGGGCAAGAACTGGTTATTTGGGGAGTGGTAACTTATAACCTGAAACGAATGAGATAA
- a CDS encoding KGG domain-containing protein: protein MANTRYEDQDNNSSGTSNRGFASMDPERVREIASKGGRAAHASGNAHEFTSEEAREAGRAAHASGNAHEFTSEEAREAGALSHKNDSRNGRGRDDDDDDRGRSGGRGRSRYDDDDDDDRGRSGSRGRGRSRDDDDDDDDRGRSGGRGRGRSRDDDDDDRGRSGGRGRGRSRDDDDDDDRGRSSGRGRGRSRDDDDDNDRGRSGGRGRGRSRDDDDDDDRGRSGGRGRGRSRYDDDDDDDRGRSGGRGRGRSRDDDDDDDRGRSSGQGRGRSRDDDDDDDRGRSGGRGRGRSRYDDDDDDDRGRSGGRGRGRSRDDDDDDDRGRSGGRGRGRSRDDDDDDDRGRSGGRGRGRSRDDDDDDDRGRSGGRGRGRSRDDDDDDRGRSGGRGRGRSRDDDDDYDGRGQNSRNQKRDAYGRFTS from the coding sequence ATGGCTAATACTAGATATGAAGATCAAGATAATAATAGTTCGGGTACTTCAAATCGTGGATTTGCGAGTATGGATCCTGAAAGAGTTAGAGAAATAGCCAGTAAAGGTGGGCGAGCTGCACATGCAAGTGGTAACGCGCATGAATTTACATCTGAAGAAGCTCGTGAAGCTGGTCGAGCAGCACACGCGAGTGGTAATGCTCACGAATTTACGTCTGAAGAAGCTCGTGAAGCTGGTGCATTAAGCCATAAGAACGATAGTCGTAACGGTCGTGGCCGTGATGATGACGATGATGATCGTGGCCGCTCAGGTGGTCGAGGTCGTAGCCGTTATGATGACGATGATGATGACGATCGCGGCCGTTCAGGTAGCCGAGGACGTGGTCGCAGTCGTGATGACGACGATGATGATGACGATCGCGGCCGTTCAGGTGGTCGAGGTCGTGGTCGCAGCCGTGACGACGATGATGATGATCGTGGCCGTTCAGGTGGTCGAGGCCGAGGTCGCAGCCGTGATGACGATGATGATGACGATCGTGGCCGTTCAAGTGGTCGAGGACGTGGTCGCAGCCGTGATGACGATGATGATAACGATCGTGGCCGCTCAGGTGGTCGAGGCCGTGGCCGCAGCCGTGATGATGACGACGATGATGATCGTGGCCGTTCAGGTGGTCGAGGCCGAGGCCGCAGCCGTTATGATGACGATGATGATGACGATCGTGGCCGTTCAGGTGGTCGAGGACGTGGTCGCAGCCGTGATGACGATGATGATGACGATCGTGGCCGTTCAAGTGGTCAAGGCCGAGGTCGCAGCCGTGATGACGATGATGATGACGATCGTGGCCGTTCAGGTGGTCGAGGCCGAGGCCGCAGCCGTTATGATGACGATGATGATGACGATCGTGGCCGTTCAGGTGGTCGAGGACGTGGTCGCAGCCGTGATGACGATGATGATGACGATCGTGGCCGTTCAGGTGGTCGAGGACGTGGCCGCAGCCGTGATGACGATGATGATGACGATCGCGGCCGTTCAGGTGGTCGAGGCCGAGGTCGTAGCCGTGATGACGATGATGATGACGATCGTGGCCGCTCAGGTGGTCGAGGACGTGGTCGTAGCCGTGACGACGATGATGACGATCGTGGCCGCTCAGGTGGTCGAGGCCGAGGTCGCAGCCGTGATGACGACGACGATTACGATGGTCGCGGACAAAACTCCCGCAACCAAAAACGCGATGCATATGGACGTTTTACGTCTTAA
- a CDS encoding DUF6367 family protein gives MQLKVNKPPVQYIHIAIPEILLGHINIKNKWQNYDKEWSYRLDPPHATHPFQRDLYIIQSNNITSEDIKTLLDNIIIKSNQINSDEINTNIEEAKKVIKKVLDLSNKIPIENWLNDTGNRSIIESMIDKNKIKLLTVI, from the coding sequence ATGCAATTAAAAGTTAACAAACCACCTGTGCAATACATTCACATTGCTATACCTGAAATTTTATTAGGTCATATTAATATCAAGAATAAATGGCAAAATTACGACAAAGAGTGGAGTTACAGACTTGACCCTCCTCATGCAACTCATCCATTCCAAAGAGACTTATATATTATTCAATCCAACAATATTACTTCAGAAGATATAAAAACTCTTCTCGATAATATTATTATAAAAAGCAACCAGATTAATAGTGATGAAATTAACACTAATATTGAAGAAGCAAAAAAAGTTATAAAAAAAGTACTAGACTTGTCAAATAAAATACCTATTGAAAATTGGTTAAATGATACGGGTAATAGATCAATTATTGAAAGTATGATTGATAAAAATAAAATTAAGTTATTAACAGTTATTTAA
- a CDS encoding SDR family oxidoreductase, with the protein MENSTKQYPSSVPAQVQSHQPGDQEKMHPEPEIIKASHKGSEKLQGKIAVISGGDSGIGRSVAVLFAREGADVAILYLEEQQDAEITKQLVENEGRKCLLFKGDISDPEVAKQAIDEILAHYGKVNILVNNAGVQYQQKDIVNISNEQLEKTFKTNIFAMFYLTKQVISHMQEGDSIINTTSITSYQGHDELIDYASTKGAITSFTRSLSNNLMKQKKGIRVNGVAPGPIWTPLIPSSFDAETVEKFGKDTPMGRMGQPSEVAPAYLFLASDDASYITGQVIHVNGGQIVNG; encoded by the coding sequence ATGGAAAACTCAACAAAGCAATATCCTTCTTCAGTGCCAGCTCAAGTTCAATCTCACCAACCCGGTGATCAAGAAAAAATGCATCCGGAACCAGAAATTATTAAAGCTTCACACAAAGGTAGCGAAAAACTACAAGGTAAAATTGCCGTAATTAGCGGTGGTGATAGTGGTATTGGTCGATCTGTGGCTGTACTTTTTGCCCGTGAAGGTGCTGATGTTGCTATCCTCTATCTTGAAGAGCAGCAAGATGCTGAAATTACCAAGCAATTGGTTGAAAATGAAGGACGAAAATGTCTTCTATTTAAAGGTGATATTTCTGATCCTGAAGTTGCCAAACAGGCAATTGATGAAATTTTGGCTCACTATGGCAAAGTCAATATATTAGTGAATAATGCTGGTGTTCAATATCAGCAAAAAGATATCGTTAATATTAGTAATGAGCAATTAGAAAAAACATTTAAAACAAATATTTTCGCTATGTTCTATCTTACTAAACAAGTAATTTCTCACATGCAAGAGGGAGATAGCATCATCAATACAACCAGTATTACCAGCTATCAAGGCCATGATGAGTTAATAGACTACGCAAGTACCAAAGGTGCAATCACTTCTTTTACACGTAGTCTTTCAAATAATTTAATGAAACAGAAAAAAGGAATTCGGGTAAATGGTGTTGCACCCGGCCCAATCTGGACACCTTTAATTCCAAGTAGTTTTGATGCAGAGACTGTTGAAAAATTTGGTAAAGATACGCCAATGGGAAGAATGGGCCAACCGAGTGAAGTTGCACCTGCCTATTTATTCCTTGCCTCAGATGACGCGAGTTACATTACAGGTCAGGTTATTCATGTAAATGGCGGTCAAATTGTAAATGGTTAA